Below is a window of Plasmodium gaboni strain SY75 chromosome 6, whole genome shotgun sequence DNA.
aaaaaggaaacaaaaaatttattacaaataataataataattttcaaAATGTCTCTGATCATACTGGTGTGTATACAAATAAAGAGGAACctatgaaaaattataataattatattaaaaaaaataaaaagaataatatagatcttgaaaatataaatgaagatattgatacatttttacaaaacgataaaaaatatattaatgatataaaatcATATGATGAAATATATCAAGAGGGATTAAGTGTGCATAATAATTCaaaggaaaatataaaaatggaaaatatttatgaagataatttaaatgaaaataaaaataaaattaataagaatgaatatatgttaaatgATCATAAAGACGAAATAGATATAAACAATTTAATTCAAGAAGATCTGAAATATCAAACAGGTTCTTCACAAATCAATCCATATGgtaaaaaaatgaataagCTAGCTAGCgatattttaataaatgatttaaatgaaccgcaaaataataatattaataataataacaaatgTAATGTATCTATTGATTGGGAGAAATCTCTTTTTGTAGACGAAAGAGATGATATATCAGCAAAGGTTTGTATAGATAAATTGTCTAAAGGTCAATttaatgatgaaaaaaaaaatatgataagTAAGGATCTTgaaatattacataataataataataataataataatgatatgaTATCATCAGAATCATGTGTTGTAGATATTAAAGcaaatgatattataaaaaaaataagtgGAGAAAATCTAAGCACAATTATTGATGGTAATATTGACAATTTAATTATACAAAgagaaataaaaaaagaaaaaagtGTAAGTGGAATAATTAAcgttttatataataatttaaaaaattgtgatattataaatttaagTAGTGCTTTAGTAAGAATATCAAAATTAATTGATTCTTATCAAAAAGAAagtattataaaaaattatatgtttttatctattattaaaaagatagaagaaaatatgaatttatttgaaatatCTAATTTAGTGCAATTATTTTATGCATTTGTTAAAATAGATTATtatccatatttttttaatgatataatatttggtattaataataaaatagatGAATTAAATACAAAACAAATATGTAGTGTGTTTTATACATTGAGCAATATAATTCTAGAAACAAATGAAAGTAGAAgtttaaaattaaaaatgattgatttaataaaaagaaatatttctagttttgtttgtttaaatgatattatttgtttacTTACATCTTTAtcaaaattaaaatataaagatgtatatgtatattatgatatgtccaaaaaaatagaagataatattgataatttaaatatgaaacatataagtaatatattatggGCATTTAGTAATGTAAATTATACATCTAAATTAGTAAAAAAAgtaaagaaaattatagaaaaaaatatacatcAAGCTAATTATTTAGatattgttaatattatttattcacttacaaaattaaatgaatatgatgaatatttatataatgatgtattttataatgctattaatatatatatacataatatgactataaaaaatttatgtattattttatggtcatatacatatgcttcaaatatagaaaaacatgatttatatattaatatcCTTACTAAGattaatgaaaatatgaaaCATATTACTACAAAAGATATTGTATCAATTTTAACTTGTCTAAGTagaattaaatataattatagatataaagatttatttaatcatttaaaaaataaaattatcaaaagtttatattcttttacTCCTTTACAATTAACAAATGTTATATATCACTCATCCTTTTTAGATATTTATGAtcataaattttattatttattaattcaaCAAGCATATCaaataagaaaattattatatctcGAAAATTTTactttaatattatatgctttaaaaaatatatcttattTAAACGTACACAATTTTCATGTCTTCCAATTGatatcttatatattacatcaaataaaaaataagtaCAAGTTATTGTCTGGAGAGGAttgtattaatattatgCTAATAATTAAAGATTTACAAATGTATGAAAACAGCGGTTATTTTAGTTTCACAAacatacaaaaaaattatataaataataatgattatCACAGTATAGATCAAAATAACGCTAATAATAGTATgaatgaacaaaataataagtGTCAAGAAAAACAcaacaataaaataaataatataataaatatatttgatgATAATGTAGATTTGGAATATATGCatttcaaaaataataatgaaacAGATAAAGAAGTAGGAGAGAtagaagaaatatatttaccATATATAAACgatttattatatgaacaaataaaaattagattaaataatttttggcaattaaatataaaagatgttaataatttattaatcattatgaaaaatatgcatatgtatgatgatattataataaatatgataatgaGACAAATAATAcccatattattaaaaagtaCAAGTATGgaatttttaatattctTAAGTAATATTAATCCAAATAAACgtttgaaatatattattctaACACACTTATCAAGAAGACCAAAACTTATAAgtgtttttaaaaaaaaaattaactCTATTACTAGCCgtatattaaataatgtagaagaaaatgatcaaccatttattttaaataacGGACAATTAACATATGATGAATCCAATACAAATACAAACAATCACCATCATAATCATAAAGACAATCTTGttgatattaataaaaatgaaaagatATCACAAGTTATATGtgataatacaaatatagataattatgataatgaacaaaaaaaaaatgctTTATGCCATATAggaataaataaaaaaaatataaaaaccAATGTAGATATTAATAGTTGTATAGCATTAACATATGCATGCTTTAACATACATTATgaagatgataatatattaaaattatatgatattatagAACATATGATActtgaagaaaaaaaaggtataaattcttttatgttaattaattttatttatatattaaccttaacaaataataaattgGAACTAGCTAAAAGATTATCACAAGAATATATGCATTTTAGATATGAAACAGATTTGGATCAAAAACATTTAGATACATCACATcaaatagaaaataataataatataaataatagtgccaataattttatatcaaaCAATGTATGTAAAACTACCAATCCAAATATAAGTTTtaatcttttatataatgatgaaCAGGATAATGTATCATTTAGTTATATAGAAAACGGTGATGAAGAATCTTGTTTAATCTTATTAAAgttattatatgtaaatattatattaaataattataattatttatatcatattttaagtgaaatttcaaaatattcaaataGTTCTTATTCACATGAATTTCTTACATTATCCAAACAAGTATGctatcatatatataattttacagattttatttctaaaaataaagaGATCACACATTTATGGATCAAAGTTTTTGACAATGTATACATTTGTGAggataatatatatatggattTAGACTATGAAAGAACAACTGTTAATTTGATAAACCAAGAAGAAAATCAAATTGTTAATCTacaattaaataataaaaaaatatgcaaaggtattgataataatttgaatatcgctaaatttttttattatatattaaattttaatatggAAGATATTAACAATGGAGGAGTCAATCATCTTGTCAGTAAAAAGGAGAAGAAGAAGGTTAAAATGTTTCACTTTGATCATATAATTACAGATATATTGAATTTTGTAAGggaaaagaaaaaaaaaaaaaaaaaaactacacatattaataaataatatatatatatatttacatattttccttttataGTTAAATATTGAATATAAAGGATCCTATACGcatgaaaatatttacaataTTTGTTGTTCATTTCCATACGAGAGACATTTAATTGATTTAATATCATACGAGgtaagaaatataaaaatatatatttataatattttgaatgttaaaatatatgtatataaatttttgtTCTTGTAGGATGTTTTATATCCGTCCAACAAGCCATTGTTATCCTCAGAGCTGAGGCAAAAACAGTTAGCTTTAAAAGgttaataatattattataaaattaaaatatatatatatatatatatatttattcattcATTTATTTCCTATTAATTgctttctttttttaaattctttAGGTTGGACTGTACATTCAATAAATTTCCGAGATGTTTACAACAGCATAAAAgacaaaaatattataagctatatttttaacatatgcaaaaaaataaaaaaaaatttaaatacCTTAACAAGTcaggaaaaaaaaatggaagAAAAGGATTTTTGGGAAAATTTGAAATATGccaatatataataaaaaacaaaaaaaaaaaaaaaaagagagAGAGAGAACGATCacttataaatattaatatgaatatataaatatatatatatgtatatatatatttatatattttatatttgaattatatattctttatattttttatgttttataaatatgatatgaaatgttaatatttttataaatatgatgtgaaatgttaatatatatttgaactgttgaaaaaaaaaaggacTAATAAATAACACACTAACATAaaacattataataatatattaaagtactattattacataaatgcatttaatttaattttatttttttataattttaacaatttgtttattttttaaacttataaataatataatttgtatttaaaattttaaattaaaaaaattataataattatatttttataaaatatataaatgataatattataaggGGTGACGgttaaatattattaatatataaatataaatatataaatatatatatatataatatttttatgtatttataatatatatgtgtatttcttctatatataatataaaggtataaaatatttgaattcttcaaaaatatagaataaaaaataaataaatgaataaaaataaaaatattctctttttattataatataatgaaatataataccATTTACAAGGACAAAgtgttatatatatatatactttgaataatataaaagttttaaaaaaaaatatattgtgtcaaaaaaattaattacaattaataaataaaaataaataattaaaaaagcttataaatattaaaatatataaaagtatatttttatacttaatatcattaatttgtgaatacaaaattttaatattatatttattttttaattctatTACACTTTATGATgattttatatgtataatgtttccataatattatatatacataatatattaaatatataaatattttatttttatttgattaaaaatttataagaggcttttttttttcattatttgggtaattttttttttttttttttttactttttcctccatctatatatatatatatataatatatattttaaaccttaaaagaacatatttaaatatagatataataacaatacttacataaaataaataatacaacgtactatatatatagatatattatatatatataatatatatatatttaaaaattattaattcatAAGTGCATTTAGgattaatttttatattatatataaaaaattaacatatattatttacaaGATTGgaataacatatataatattatatatatatatattatatatatataatatcatatacAATGAATGAATGTATAAAAGGATTatctattttttataatttcaaACACTTTAAACAACAAACCTTcaaagaataaaaaaaaaaactaaaattagtaatatatattatatatatatatatatatatatatataatatatatatatatatacattatatatatataataataatattatcattttatattatttttgtaccacatataattatataatatatattatatatatattttatataatatataaaataataagtaATACATGtataaacattttaaaatatatttttttacatataaaaaaataagagATATActtatttgtatatatatatatatatatatatatatatatcttttttgAAGTTTTATgtgatataatatatactGAGAAATAATACCctatttaaaaaaataaaaaaaaaaaaaaaacattattttaataataacattataaaataattattgtatatatataaataatataatatatatatattatatacatacatatatatatattaatatatatttttctatattatgattaggaaataatttttttttttttaaaagaaaaaatagaaaataaattttcttgttcacgaaaaagaaaaataagttcatatatttttttataaacttcgtacaaaataaaatatatatatatatattatatatatatgttatatttaacttttttgtatatttttgataatatagtttgaaaagtaatataataaaataaaatatttattttctacATAAATACAAgattaatataatatatttattttctacATAAATACCAAAATTaatattctatatattttttatataaatacgAAAATtaatagtatatatattttgtatataaaaatattaaattaaaagaaatatattttgaaaatgCAAGACGATAAAATCAACTCGAAAGATGATATATCATCAAGTTCCTCTTGTGAAGAgaatgatgaaaataagaatattttaaatcCTCCAAATCGCACAAAAATGAGTAAAGGAGAAAGAAGGGCTAGAAAAATGCTTGTTAAATTAGGTTTAAAAGCTATACCTAATGTACATAAAGtaattataaagaaatcACAAAAAATGGTTTTTGCAGTTTCAAATGTAGAGGTTTATAAAGTTGAGGGAACAGATTCTTATGTTATTTTTGGAGATGCAAAAACTGACGACATAACAAATTCTATTAAcagtaataatatattatgtgtttatatgtatatatttatacacctttcatataatatattaattgtataatttataaatggtcatcatatatgtataacatacgtatttatattttttatttttagatTTCATGCCTGAAAATCTACCAAAAGATGTTGATGTTCCAGTGGAACCAGAAATTAATTTTGAAGCCGCAGAAAAGGAAGAGCAAAAAGTTAAAGACTTAGATGACGGTAGAAAAANNNNNNNNNNNNNNNNNNNNNNNNNNNNNNNNNNNNNNNNNNNNNNNNNNNNNNNNNNNNNNNNNNNNNNNNNNNNNNNNNNNNNNNNNNNNNNNNNNNNNNNNNNNNNNNNNNNNNNNNNNNNNNNNNNNNNNNNNNNNNNNNNNNNNNNNNNNNNNNNNNNNNNNNNNNNNNNNNNNNNNNNNNNNNNNNNNNNNNNNNNNNNNNNNNNNNNNNNNNNNNNNNNNNNNNNNNNNNNNNNNNNNNNNNNNNNNNNNNNNNNNNNNNNNNNNNNNNtatattatatatatatatatatatatattataattttcattttatttttttttcatttttttttttttttttttttttttttttttctttgtatttatttatattcttcttctttatataatttagatatttttcattttataattttttttttattattattatataaattataagagatttttatttaataaaaatatttacagttgtatttaaaaattaaatatgaaGACATATGACACATAATGAAATTAatgcatatataaatgatatgaaaatatatatatatatatatgcacATTTGTGTGAAAAAAAGGAGAATAAAATCAAGTGCTCTTGCATAAAAggatattttaaaaaaaaaaaagaaaaaacaaaaaacaatacctaataatatatatatatatatatatatatacatacatatatcATGCTATATTGGTTTGTTTGTTATTGTTgtcatttattatttccaGAATGAACGTAATAATCCCCTTATTAATGAACCTCTTTCTCCTCTTTGTTGGTCATGTCCTAATAAGTAAGATGTACGATACATTTGAGTCATATCTATATGTAAAGGATTTAAAGATATTTGTTTCATTTTTGGAGCGAATAGAGAATTATCTAATTGAAACAATTGGTTTTGTTGAgatgatttatttttaactTGTAATGCATATATTGATAGATGTctaaaataatatttttcattaattAAAGAAATTACATCTTGTAATCTATTAAATAGAATAGATATTCTTAAAAGAGATGGAgatttaatattattcatatgttcttttttaatatatatataatttcttgTTTTGATAACATCAAATAATACATGTGCTTcagtattttttttatttaatgcataataaaaagctaaacaaaatgattttaaatttttaataatttgtaatatattaataaaaatatctttattttctatatttcttaattcttcaatattttgttttaatatatctGCATACCTAATACCTGTATGTAATATTGGCATATCATCTATTAGATCTccaaaattttttttcttcttattaaaatgaaaattttttgattccttatttgtataatataaatctAACAAGCTTTTCATTAGTATTAGAATAGTTCGTTCGATATCTACATAAAGTTTTTGTGCcagaaaataattttctaGTAGGGTCcaaattttttctttgagtttattataatcaccactagaattattattatcaatattgTTGTTACTATTGTGACTACTGTcactatttttattattattattattattattattattattgtttcTGTTGTTTGCACAGGTAATTAATTCTTCGTGTATAATTCGTAAGCACtcataataattacaatATATGTCTCcataaaattttataatattttctttatcataCTTTTTGAAGAGGTCTAAAAcaatttgtatattatttgataagtctttaatattattttcattatattctatattcattttatatatataatcatcctcaatatattttttaacattttttataatattttgtatcttcaaaatattattattattattgtgTTGAACCCATTTGTATTctacattatataaattaataatgatatcATTATTTACATGTTGAATATTTagattataataatttttatcacttgtagatatattattacaataggattcatttatattattattattattattattattgttggtgttgttgttgttgttgaTGATGCTTggtattatattatcattattatgaGTATATTTAAAATCATCCTCATgtaatttttcatttatataacttAATCTATGTTTcttcatattatatgaacAGGTACGTTCACATGAATTAATTACAGATAGAAAATAATCAAATGTTATATCAATGGCTTTTTCAGAATTCATGagattattatttaaattcGAAAAATAAGATTCATTTTGTAAATTTATAGAATCATGTTCATATACAAGTGAACTTCTCTTATCATTCATATCTTGTTTATCacatttattatcattctCATTTTGATGATCTTTCATTTGATTCGTTTGTGCATGAGCATTTAAAGatatcctttttattagtttaataaattttaagAATTCATCTGTTTTAGATAAACATTCTtcatatttctttttttcaaCAAGATAAGATGCTTGAATAAATGAATTGTAACATTTAATTTGTAATTCTGTATTTTTATCtacaaaattatttattgtttGTATAAGAAAATTCATTTTGTGAACAGATTTTTTTAAACGTCTCATATAAGAAAATTTAGCTCTGTAAGGttttttcaaattattCACATCTGTTTTTATTTCAAGATATCTACATCTACATGCTTCTAcatctaataataataattctaaaaataattcatcCATATCATCacattcatatattttagatatatatttaccTACTTTCTTtacattaaataatattttacttcttatttttcttcttcttctatTAATATAAAGTAGAAATCGAGATATGtcttcattatataatcCATGTTTTTGATATACTTgatgtaaataaaaaaatatatcaaagctaattttttcatttcttttcttttttatatatccatcactctctttttttatcttcACAATGTTCACAAGTTGGTTCTCATTCAATTTGTCAGTATCACTCAATTTGTTAGTATCATTCATCACTTCATTTTGTTCACTTCTCATATTTTCATCACTCGAAACGTTCTCAACACTAGATGAttcattcatttttattttattcttaaataattattatcaaaatatggaaactatataatatatccacaaaaaaaagaaaaataaataaaaaaaaataaaaacaatgaatatttaaatagcaatattaaatataaatatatatattttaaataatttatttatctttatattttattattttatttattatcatgAAAATACAgtataaattaataatataaaaaaaaaaaaaaaaaaaattaattgtatatttatttattaaggtattatatatatataacaatattaagtactataaataaaatattatttttttt
It encodes the following:
- a CDS encoding putative nascent polypeptide associated complex alpha chain, with the protein product MQDDKINSKDDISSSSSCEENDENKNILNPPNRTKMSKGERRARKMLVKLGLKAIPNVHKVIIKKSQKMVFAVSNVEVYKVEGTDSYVIFGDAKTDDITNSINNFMPENLPKDVDVPVEPEINFEAAEKEEQKVKDLDD
- a CDS encoding putative signal recognition particle subunit SRP68, whose product is MNESSSVENVSSDENMRSEQNEVMNDTNKLSDTDKLNENQLVNIVKIKKESDGYIKKKRNEKISFDIFFYLHQVYQKHGLYNEDISRFLLYINRRRRKIRSKILFNVKKVGKYISKIYECDDMDELFLELLLLDVEACRCRYLEIKTDVNNLKKPYRAKFSYMRRLKKSVHKMNFLIQTINNFVDKNTELQIKCYNSFIQASYLVEKKKYEECLSKTDEFLKFIKLIKRISLNAHAQTNQMKDHQNENDNKCDKQDMNDKRSSLVYEHDSINLQNESYFSNLNNNLMNSEKAIDITFDYFLSVINSCERTCSYNMKKHRLSYINEKLHEDDFKYTHNNDNIIPSIINNNNNTNNNNNNNNNINESYCNNISTSDKNYYNLNIQHVNNDIIINLYNVEYKWVQHNNNNNILKIQNIIKNVKKYIEDDYIYKMNIEYNENNIKDLSNNIQIVLDLFKKYDKENIIKFYGDIYCNYYECLRIIHEELITCANNRNNNNNNNNNNNKNSDSSHNSNNNIDNNNSSGDYNKLKEKIWTLLENYFLAQKLYVDIERTILILMKSLLDLYYTNKESKNFHFNKKKKNFGDLIDDMPILHTGIRYADILKQNIEELRNIENKDIFINILQIIKNLKSFCLAFYYALNKKNTEAHVLFDVIKTRNYIYIKKEHMNNIKSPSLLRISILFNRLQDVISLINEKYYFRHLSIYALQVKNKSSQQNQLFQLDNSLFAPKMKQISLNPLHIDMTQMYRTSYLLGHDQQRGERGSLIRGLLRSFWK
- a CDS encoding hypothetical protein (conserved Plasmodium protein, unknown function); the protein is MKNYIKHNIINNCCFLNKEIKNVYKRVTYYNLLWGKIFVNKFSSINNSNINHNNSNSNSNNNSNIDDVINKDSYDNNDLYLNKQKEFLSIFDNDESSKQIKEQQSTVKIFNNKDMINSKNELLLNDKTYNNFITQYNDIKLKNKYRDKDKINRFSNNVNLHDEEKSLWEILKEKEDHSKLKKKMKTFHKDMNEKINREYEKIKKDEKYLDSQNDHIDNKYKKGNKKFITNNNNNFQNVSDHTGVYTNKEEPMKNYNNYIKKNKKNNIDLENINEDIDTFLQNDKKYINDIKSYDEIYQEGLSVHNNSKENIKMENIYEDNLNENKNKINKNEYMLNDHKDEIDINNLIQEDLKYQTGSSQINPYGKKMNKLASDILINDLNEPQNNNINNNNKCNVSIDWEKSLFVDERDDISAKVCIDKLSKGQFNDEKKNMISKDLEILHNNNNNNNNDMISSESCVVDIKANDIIKKISGENLSTIIDGNIDNLIIQREIKKEKSVSGIINVLYNNLKNCDIINLSSALVRISKLIDSYQKESIIKNYMFLSIIKKIEENMNLFEISNLVQLFYAFVKIDYYPYFFNDIIFGINNKIDELNTKQICSVFYTLSNIILETNESRSLKLKMIDLIKRNISSFVCLNDIICLLTSLSKLKYKDVYVYYDMSKKIEDNIDNLNMKHISNILWAFSNVNYTSKLVKKVKKIIEKNIHQANYLDIVNIIYSLTKLNEYDEYLYNDVFYNAINIYIHNMTIKNLCIILWSYTYASNIEKHDLYINILTKINENMKHITTKDIVSILTCLSRIKYNYRYKDLFNHLKNKIIKSLYSFTPLQLTNVIYHSSFLDIYDHKFYYLLIQQAYQIRKLLYLENFTLILYALKNISYLNVHNFHVFQLISYILHQIKNKYKLLSGEDCINIMLIIKDLQMYENSGYFSFTNIQKNYINNNDYHSIDQNNANNSMNEQNNKCQEKHNNKINNIINIFDDNVDLEYMHFKNNNETDKEVGEIEEIYLPYINDLLYEQIKIRLNNFWQLNIKDVNNLLIIMKNMHMYDDIIINMIMRQIIPILLKSTSMEFLIFLSNINPNKRLKYIILTHLSRRPKLISVFKKKINSITSRILNNVEENDQPFILNNGQLTYDESNTNTNNHHHNHKDNLVDINKNEKISQVICDNTNIDNYDNEQKKNALCHIGINKKNIKTNVDINSCIALTYACFNIHYEDDNILKLYDIIEHMILEEKKGINSFMLINFIYILTLTNNKLELAKRLSQEYMHFRYETDLDQKHLDTSHQIENNNNINNSANNFISNNVCKTTNPNISFNLLYNDEQDNVSFSYIENGDEESCLILLKLLYVNIILNNYNYLYHILSEISKYSNSSYSHEFLTLSKQVCYHIYNFTDFISKNKEITHLWIKVFDNVYICEDNIYMDLDYERTTVNLINQEENQIVNLQLNNKKICKGIDNNLNIAKFFYYILNFNMEDINNGGVNHLVSKKEKKKVKMFHFDHIITDILNFLNIEYKGSYTHENIYNICCSFPYERHLIDLISYEDVLYPSNKPLLSSELRQKQLALKGWTVHSINFRDVYNSIKDKNIISYIFNICKKIKKNLNTLTSQEKKMEEKDFWENLKYANI